Part of the Flavobacterium sp. MDT1-60 genome, AGCCTTTCAAATACTCATGAAAGGCTTTTTGAAAAAATAGTGTTATTTTATATAGAAGCCAATCCAATTCTTACTGCATCACAGCACATCATGACGTTGCGATTATAATAATTCTTCATATTCTGGCTATTATTTCTCATTGTGGTTGCAAATTTAAAGAGTTATTTTTGATTTTACCCTATAATTCATCAAAACTTTTATTAACCTATCAAAATAGTAGATTACTTTAATTTCAGAGGTATTTACAGCATTTTCAAAAAAATATTTGTTTTGACATACTCTATTCTATCCTTTAAACGCTATCATTATAATTTATTTTAATAACACTAAAAAATTATTAATTTGATTAATAAACATACTCACCATAAATTTGTCTCATCAAAATCAAACAATTGATTTGAAATAATTAAAACAACTTTAAAAAATAGAAATCATGAAATTTACAAGAAGAGCAAACGCAAATTGGAAAGGTACAGGAATGGAAGGAAAAGGAACCATCAGTACACAAAGCACAACATTAAACGAAGCACAATTATCTTTCAAAACCCGTTTTGAGCAAGGTGTAGGAACAAACCCTGAAGAATTAATCGCAGCGGCACATTCAGGCTGTTTTACAATGCAATTGAGCTTTTTACTTTCTGAAGCCGGATTTGTACCGGAAGATTTAGATACAGTAGCAAAAGTTACTTTCGAAGACGGAACGATTACTTTAATTCAATTAGAACTGACTGGAAAAGTTCCCGGAATTTCAGCAGAAGATTTTCAACTGGCAGCACAAAAAGCAAAAGAAATTTGTCCTATTTCTAAATTATTAAATACTGAAATTACTTTGGCTGTGTCATTAATTTCTTAATTTTAACACATTAAAAATCAACACTTTAAAAACAAACAAAATGAAAACACAAAATTTAAAAGAACAATTGAATCGTTATTTCATGTTCGCAGCATTTATCTTTAGTTTTTTATTTGCAACAGCAAATGTTAATGCACAAACTAAAGCATCTACAGCACAAATTAAAAATGTGGTATTGGTTCATGGTGCCTTTGCAGATGGTTCAGGATGGAAAGCACTATATGAAATTCTAACAAAAAAAGGGTATACTGTTAGTATTGTTCAAAATCCTTTAAGCTCTTTGGAAGATGATGTTGCTGCAACAAATGTAGTCTTAGACAAACAAGACGGACCAACCATTTTAGTTGGACATTCTTGGGGTGGTGCTGTAATTACACAAGCAGGAAATCATCCAAAAGTGGCTGCTTTGGTTTATGTGGCTGCTTTCCAACCTGATAATGGAGAATCTGCACTTCAATGGTTGCAAACAGCACCTCCCGCCCCTGAAAACGGTGTATTGCCTCCTGATGATAAAGGAATTGTTTACTACGATAAAGCAAAGTTCCATGCTGGTTTTGCTGGTGATCTAAGCAAAGAAGAAGCTGATTTTATGTATGCATCGCAAGGCGCATTTTATGCCAAAGGATTTGTAACTCCTATTACAAAAGCCGCCTGGAGAGATAAACCTTCTTATGCCGTTGTTGCCACTGATGATAAAAGTATTGCACCAGAAATTCAACGTGCGATGTACAAACGTTCAAATACAAAGGTTACTGAAATAAAAGGAAGCCATGTTGTTTTTATGTCGCAGCCAGCGAAGGTTGCTAATGTGATTATCGAGGCATCAAAGAAATTGTAAATTATAAATTGTGAATTATAAATTAATTCCATCACATAATAAAGCCTGATTTTACGGTCAGGCTTTTGTATTCTTGTCATTCCGAGGTACGAGGAATCTCCGCAAGTAACTCTACAAAGATTGGCAACTTTCTGTGCGGAGCTACTTGCGGAGATTCCTCCTCCGTCGGAATGACAAATCGAGACTAAAGAGAACATCCTTAAAATAAAAATTCCAAATTCAAATCGCAGCAGATTTGGAATTTGGAATTTTAGTTTTGGAATTTTTTAAAATTGGAATTTATCTTTTAAGATTGGAATTTATTTTAGTTTACATAAACTTGCTGACCGCTTTCACAAAGTAAGGCGAATCGTTCCATCTAATTTTTCGATAGGCGAAGTCTTTTTTGAGGGAATCCGGAAGGCAATTCCAGATGGCTTCATTCATTTTCTCTAAGATTAATTTCTTTGAAAACGAATCTGAAACCACCAGACTTATTTCTCTTACCGGAATGGGTTCTTTAAAAGGCTTAAAAAGTCCGGTTGTGCCTTCATTGAGTGTAGAAAGCTGCGGAATAATCGCAAATCCCAATTGAGCTCGTACTAAGTTTTTTAAGGTTTCTATGGAACTGATGTCGTAGGTAAACTGTTCTTTTATCTTATCTGAATTTTTTAATCCGCAGATATCCAAAAGCTGGGCGTTATAACAAAACTCATGGTGTAAAAGCAATAATTCGGTTTGATCTCCGGGCTGTAATTCATAAAAAGCTTCATTGGACATTGGGTGCGATTCATTCAAATAAGCCACAAAAGGTTCTTTGAAAATAGGATGTTCAATTAAATTAGCATTTCCGGTAGGCGTTGCCATAATAGCAACATCAATCGTTCCCGTTTCTACATCTTTCATTAATTGGCCGGTATTGGATTCTCTTATAATGAAATGTACTTTTGGAGTAGCCTCTTTCATCGCTTTAATAAACAACGGAATCAGATAAGGCGATAAAGTGGAAATGATACCGACTTTGATCTCCCCTTCCAACAGGTTTTTTTCATTCACCACAAAATCCCGAATATCATCGGCCTCACGGAGAATCTTTTTCGCGCGATTGATGATTTCGGTTCCTAAAATAGTGGGCGTCAACGGCACTTTATTACGATCAAAAATCTTTATTCCGATTTCCTCTTCCAGATTCTTTAACTGAATTGTGAGTCCGGGTTGTGTTACCATACACACTTCGGCGGCTCTTGCAAAATGGCGTTCTTCGTCTAAGGCTACAATATATTTTAATTGCTGGATCGTCATTGATTATAATTTTATTTTATAAAGATACGAAGATATCAATTTTGGTTATAAAACTGAAGAAAATTTAACCGCAAAGTTCGCAAAGGAATTTTACTCAGGTTTGCTCTGTAAAAACACAAAGTTCGCAAAGCTATGTGTTTGTAGCTTTGCGAACTTTTCGTAAATCTTTGTGGGCTTTGCAGTTAAATCTCAATTTTGATTATAAAACTGTAGAAAATTAACCACAAAGTGCACGAAGGAATTTTATCCAGGTTTGCTCTGTAAAAACACAAAGTTCGCAAAGCTGGGTCAATATAGCTTTGCGAACTTTGCGTAAACCTTTGCGGGCTTTGCGGTTAAACGCTTTTTTTATGATTAATATAAATTTAAATCGGTAGTGATTTTACATCCTGCAAGGTTTTTTTTGCAAGCTCAATTTTATCCGTAAATAGGTTTTTACCATTTATTTCATCAGAAGCCTTAGAAATTCTTTTCTTCGTTGCTTCAGACATATAGATAATATTTACTTTTTTTTCCATTTTAATATCTTTTCCCATAATCCTAAGTAATTGAGTATATACAAAATTATTTATTTTTTCTGATAAACGAGTACAGCAATATATATTTTTTTTGGTACATATTGTACAAACACTTTTGTAGCTTCATCAAGTCCAAAAAAAGTATAATATTCAGAAAGTTCTTTAAAATTCTTATTTAAAAAATAAGTATAAGTTCTCATTCTTCTGTTTTTATTTTTACAAATCCCAAAACAGTTTTTAGAACACGAATTTCTACATTCATCTTCAAATGAATCTTTGCCATCACTCCCTTGAAAATAAATTGGAAAACCCGGATTATCTTTAAAGAATTTAGGAACAGTACTTAAAACTGTATTAAAAACGTTTCTCATATCTCCATTATTACTATTTTCTCTATCAGAAATACTTTTAGTTTCAAAATCATAGTCTCCAAAGCCTAAATTGAATAGTATTTCGCCTGTCTTCGTTTCTAATTTAGAATACTGTACAGCTTTAATAAGTTTCTTTTGTCTTACGCTCTCAAAAAGATACTGAATAATAGAATTTTCTCTTGATACAATAGTTTCATAAACATCAATATTTGTCAATTTTTTTCTTGCAAACATATCAATATTTCTTATGCTGTAAAAATAAATTGTAATATTATTTTTACAAATAAATCAATCTAATAGCTTCCCATCCCCCATCAAAGAATCCAATTTCTTCAATTTCGCTCCCCAGAACTCATCGAAGAAGGAAATCCATGTTTTTAGTTCATCAAAGCCGTCTTTTTTAAGGCTGCAATAACGTTCACGCCCGCTGTCTTCTATGGAGATAAAGCCTGCATTATGCAAAATCTTTATATGTTTGGAAACCGCAGGACGGCTCATGTCGAAATGATCGGCGAGCGAATTAATTGTCAGGCGGTCTTCGCAAAGCAGGGAAAGCATTTTCCTTCTGCTTGGGTCTCCAATGACCTGAAATACATCAAGAGCTGGTGTTGCCATTTTATGGGTTTAATAAGTTGTTTATTTTTTCGAATTTCTCTAACCAGCCATGGTTTAAACCATTGAAAAAATCAAGGTTTTCGTCTTTGTCAAATCCGTTATGTTCTAAGTAGACCTGTGTGCCTTTTTCTGTTGGCTCTAATTTCCAAATCACAACCGATTCAAGCGTGATCTTCTCATCCCCCGGTCCGCTTTTCCAGGAATAGGACAATTTTTTATACGGCTCAATTTCTAAAACGGTACAATAAAAAATACCATCGAAATTCAAATCCGGGATTGGGTTGATTCTAAATTGAAAGTCGGTACCCACTATTGGTTGAAAATTATTTTTCATTAACCAAAGCGCCATTAAGTCGGAGTTGGTTAGGTATTGCCAAACCTTTTCAGGGGAATGGGCAAAAAAATACTGATGTTTGATGCTTCTTTCCATAATAAGTAACTTTTAAGTTACACAAATATATAAGTAACTTTTGAGTTACGCAATTGTTTTCTAAAAAATAAAGAATATTTTTTTCTTTTAAAAACACCAACAAACACATTATCAACAATTTAATACATTGACATGGTAATTTTGTAACATTTTTTAAAAATTCTATAAAATTTAACAAAACCAAAACCTCAAATTGTACGTATGTATCAATAAGCGGTACTCTGGAATGGCTTAAATTCAAATGGAGAAGTTTTTGGAGCATATTGAGTTTAATGGCCTTCCGGGTTATCGTTTTGTTTAATCAAATTTTATAAAGCATAAAGATTGGAAAAATTAGAGCTTCAAAGATTAAAAAAGAGTTTACAGTATCTGGAAAGCAAACAACGAGAATTAAAAAAACAACAGGAAAATGATACTCGTAGTCTTGAATCTATCATAAAATATTTGAAAAAAGATATAGTTCATCAGTTTAAATTAACAGATTATGATGCTTCTATCAAACAAGAAATTAAAATTACAGATGTTTTTATTACTCATGTAAAATATATTATCGAAAGTCAGTTTTCAAATTCAATTTAAGAGCATAATTACATTCTACAACAATAAAAAAGTACCTAAAAAATATCAGGTATTTTTTTACTATTGCTACAGTAAAGAATCACTCATAAGTATATAATTTCAATTTCTGAATTTCGTAATCATCAACTGCGATTCTCACATGTCTTCCCTGATGGGTCTGATCGCCGTTGAAATGCCTTAAAGTTTTCCAACCATTATTCTCGAAAGTTCCCTGATCGACTTTTAAGATTCCGGCATTAAGCGATTTATCTTTTAATGGCTTAAAAGTAACCACAATTCCGGAACCGGCAATATAGAATTCGTCAGGTGTAATTTCGATTATAATAGCACTTGTCACAGGCCAGATTTCTTCTTTGGCCCCATCAGACCAATTTAAGGTATAATCGTGTTTAAATGTAAATTCGTAATTCCCTAATTGAATGATTTGTGACTGATTTTCCTTATCCAATAAAACTCCATCCATTTTTCCCAATCCTTTATTGGCTTCGATCACAGGTGTTAATTGTCTGACTAAATCATATATTTTTCCAAGAGGTTCTTTTTTGGCATCGGTTACAGATTCAATTGAAAAAGGCGAAAAACCAATTGCTTCATAATGACCAATGGCATACAATCCTTTAAAAGGTGCTGTTTTATCGAATTTATGTTCCGGAATAAACAACGGATCGCCCTGACGGATAAATAAATCGTTCCAATGTTTAAACATTGGATTATAAAAATCAGGCGATAGAAAATCAATTGAATTTCCAGCAGCTTTCCAAACATCCATAAGATGCGGCAAAGGTCCGGCACTTGGGTATTCTCCCGGTTTCTTTTCGGGGGCATTTAAAGCAGCATTTATAAACATCGGAATGGCATAACTGTCTTTTCCGGCTTTAGTAACTGCATTAGTGAATTTAGAAAAATACCAGGCCATAAAAACCTCATCTGTTTGAAGACTTTTTCCAAAAATGGTTTCCCAATTCCCTTTTGTTTTAAAGCCATTTTTCTTCCAGAGTTCTAAAAATTCAGGAACCAGATGCTGCTTATTCTTTTGCATGTATTGCAATAATTCTGCAGGTACTTCTTTATTAAAAGCTTCATTTGCCTGCGGACTATAATCTCGGGCTGTTGGCAGCATTCCGATTTCATTTTCAACCTGAATCATGATAACAGTCTGCTCTTTTTGATCAAAATCTTTAATATGAGCCATCAATTTCTGAAAAGCAGTTAGGTCTGCTTTTAGATTGTTTTCACTGAAAGGCGTTAGTATTTCATGACTTTTATTTTTATCCTCTTTTACTCTCGGATATTTCTTCTGATTTAATTTAATCCAGGCCGGCGCATGACTGGACATACTGTTTTTCCAGGATCCAAACCAAAGAAAAACTAATTTTAAATCTTCTTTTCGGGCACGCAGGATTAAATCATCCACCAATGCAAAATCAAATTTGCCTTCCTCCTTTTCAATCAATTCCCAATAAACCGGCGTTAATACCGTATTGAGATTCATCTCTTTTAGTTTAGGCCAAATAGGCTCCATACTTTCTATAGTCGTAGCCGAAGAATTGCCTAATTCACCACCCAAAACAAGAAAAGGTTTTTCGTTAACCATCAATTGTGTTTTATCTCCTTTTTTTTGAAGATGCGGTATTTTTTCCTGGCTAAAGCTGAATTGCGTGGCTATTAACACTAGTGAAAAAAATCCTATTTTTAGAAAACTAAACATATTCTTTATTTTAAATATTAAATTTCAACAAAATAAATAATCCATATTATAAAACCAGGGGTGATTTTATAATATGGATTAAGGCAAAAGGATTTTATTTTTTTACTAGTTCACCTGAAAAGTCTTTACTAACATCTTTTCCTGCAAGACCATCAGCGGTTCCTTTGTAAGCATGTTTACGAACGTAATTAGCATCCCAAAGGTTTGGAGATTCGTCAGGCAACCAGAACTCGTGTTCTTTTACACTATCAGAAACTCCCCAAATAGTAATACCATATTGTTGTGCTGCCGGAATATGTTTTTTGTACATATCGATTACATACTGATACATTTCAGCCTGAGAAGCTTGCTGTGCTACAGTTGGGGCATTTGTTCCTAATCGGATATCCAGCTCCGAAATTTTAATCAGTTTTCCGGTAGCAGCTAATTTTTGGAACATCTGAACCATTTTATCTCTATCCGTAGTCAATGAAATGTGCATTTGAGTTCCGATACCATCAACAGTGCCGCCTTTACTTTCAATATATTTCACATATTCAATTAAACCATCGCACTTGTCCAGTCTTGACTCGAGATTATAATCATTTATAAAAAGTTTATCTGTTGTATTTCCGTACTGACGAGCCAATTTAAATGCAGTAACGGCATAATCTTTCCCAAGATATTTTGCCCATGAAAAGTGATCTGTTGCGGTTTCACCTTCTGTTCCGTTTCTTAATGTTCCGTCTTCTTTCATTGGCTCATTAACCACATCCCAGGCAAAAACGCTAGTTTTATAGTGCGTCATCATTTTAGAAATCCAATCCTGCATTGCATTACCAATGATTGTTGTTTTTTCAGCAGCTGTTTTATCGATAGTAATAGGTGCAGTTGGTCCACCGGTTGCAGCACCAGTAGTTACCACAACATTATCAATATAATACGTTCCGGCCACTCCGCCTAAGTCAAAGTTTAAACCAGCTTCTGTTCCTGACGCTGTAATTTTCCATTCAACTAACTTCCATGTTGTAGATGTTGCTGTATCGCCTTGATATTGAGCAGTTCCTCCGGTAGTCGAACAGCGAACTGAACCAGGGGCTTCTGAACGAATCATATACGAAACTGTATATTGTGTGCCTGCAGTTAAAGGAGCAGTAAAATCAGAATGAATCTGCGTTTTCCATTGATTACCTGTATCGGTAACAGCGTTTACTACTTTCATGGCACCACTACCTTCATAAGCATTTGCAGCAGCAGCAAGACTCAAAGCATCTGTAGCTCCGTTATATTTTGACCAGCCTGTAATATTTCCGTCAAATTTTCCATTTGCCAGCATATTAACTACAGTTGGTGCAGCATCAAGATCTACAACCGCAATAGTGTTTACATCAATCAAATAGGTCACATTTGGCAAGTATCCTAAATCAAGATTAAATTGAAAATTAGTGCTTCCGGCTTTAAAATCGCCAGGAGCCAGTTTAATTTTAACCTGTTGCCATTGTGATGATGTTGCAAAAGCTTCAACCCATGATCCTCCAGTATTGTACCAGTCTTTGTATGGATATTGATTCGTTAATGTCGAACCAAAAGAAAGACGTCCTTTACCTGCTACATCTGACTTGATATAAAATGAAATTTCATAATTATGCCCTGCCACAATGGTAGTGTTTGGTGCCGTTAATTGTAAACTGTAAGGCTGAGCTGATGTAGCACTTGAAGCTAATTGAATTGCTTGCGAAGTACTTGTTAATCCCGCATTTGCAACAATACTAATTCCTTTTCCAGGGTTATTTCTTGCCCAATTCGCAAATGTTCCGGCTTTTAAACCGGCAACATCAAGAATATTGGTTCCGCTTGAACCCGGAATTACCGTTGGTGCAATAATGCTATTTAAATAACTTGCATTCTGGTTGGAATGCCAAACCAAAGTGTGTCCGAAAACTTTTAAGCCTGCTGCTTTTGTAGCCGCAATAAAGTCATCAATAGTTTTAAAATTGATTTCCCCTTTTGCGTTTACCATTGCGCCGTGTTTCATGGCGTAGCCCGGAGTTACTTCATCAAAATTTTCATTGACTAACTTTCTGTATGCCGGATCACTCATGTACAAATCAGCACCAATTCCGTTTCCTAAAACAAAATTTGTATAGGTTTTCAATGGTTCATAACGGCTGATTTTTTCAACCAGTTCCAGAGGCAATTCTGCTCCGGTTACAACACCGTGTTCCGGATCTTTTTCCCATTCCATCAAATTATCATCACATGATGACAAAATCATTAATGAAGAAGCAATTATTGGGATTATATATTTGTATTTCATCTTGTTCTGTTTTTTAAATTATATGATTTATCTCTTTTAATTAATCTTTTTCAGATTTATATTAGTTAGGGAAATCATTATAAGTTGGTGTGTTTAATGAAACGATTCTCCAATTGTCTGTATACACTTTTACAGCAGTTGCTTTTGAAGGAAATTCTACTTCACTCGCTGTTCCTGTAACATCTTTCAGTTTTATATCTGAATTTTCGAAATAAATACCAAAGTTTTGATACGTGGCAGCTTCGCGGTAGGCCAGAACAGTTTCAAAAGTAAAGGCTTCTTTAGACCAAGCGTAGAATTTGTTTAGCGGAATCGTAACAGTTGTCCATCCGGTAGTTTGAAAAGCAACCGATTTTCCGTCGACAATCCAAGGCACGAAATTATAAACTGCACCTGTCCATTCTCCTCCATTAAAATTATTGATCGTACATATTTTTAAGAATCCAGAATCTTTCCAGGCATTTGGTACATAAATATCAAACTGAAATGCTACTTTATCCAATGGCGTATTTGCCGGAATATAAGGTGTTAATTGTGCTCTCCAGTTATCAACGCCATTTCCTGCTGTCCAAACTTCTGTCAAACGGTTTTTGGCAGCATCAAAAGAAGCAATACGAGCCGGACGATGCGCAACATATTTCCCTTGTGAGACAGTACCAGCTCCTATTGCTGCTGACTCTAAATCTGCTGGTTGAATCATACTTGTTGAAGTTCCCCAATAACCATGAGATCCGCTTCCGTCAAAATTCAATAGAAGACCTTTTTTAAAGTTAAAATAAGCCGGAGAATAGGCCCCTCCGTTTGAACCTTCAACAAATAGTGAACCTCCAATATCTGAAACACCGTTTGGCATTGTAACGGTAAAAAACTCCCCATCTGGATCTGACGTAATTCCGCTTGTTACGGCAACATTTCCAGGAAAAACGACTTTACTTATTTCAGTTAAACCAGAACCAACAACCGTAATTTTTTCACCAGGATTAGGCATCGTGTTTGAAATACCGTTGATAGCTGGCCTTGAAGCACGAATCTGGAACGGGAATACCGTTTCAGTATTGTCATTTACAAAACGAATCGTATTTCTGTCAGCCGGATCTGCTTCTATGGTTGGTGTATCAGCAGATACAGAAAGGATTATCGAATTATCAGATACAAAAACGACGTTAAAATAAGTTGAATAACCGTTGATGTATACTTTTTTAAGTCCGGTAAATCCCGATCCTTCAATTCTAATCGTTTGTCCCAATCGTACAAAACTAACTTCCCTATCCGGAACAGCTGAATTTACATCTTCCAGAAACACCTTGCTGACTACTATTGTTTTACTTGCCGAATCACTATTATCGCAAGAGGTAAACAGCAATGCGCAGCACATCATGCCCAAAAACGCAATGGGTGCCCAATATTTTTTATTTAATATATATTGCTTCATATTGATCAATCTTTTTAGATTATTATTTTTCATACTATTAGAACAAGTCTTTTATTTTCTCTTCCGTAAAAACATAAGGAACAGGGTTTTCTCTTAACAAAGGATTTTGAACCAGTTCAGATTCCGGATAAGGCATAACAAAAATAGTGGCATCGATTACCCCTATTGAGCGGGTACTGTTGCTTTTTGTAGCATCGATTGTTACTTTATTAGTTGCATTATCGTAAAGAATTGGCACTATAGTTCCTCTATTCTGACCTGTAATATAATTTATTACTTCTTGTTGTTTGTAATACGATCTTCTAACCAAATCATACCAATACTGACCTTCCATACATAATTCTACTCTTCTTTCATGAATGATATCAGGGTAAGTTAATACTGCTTTAGGATCAAGTCCTGCACGGGTACGCAGTGCGTTTATTCCTGCAATAGCCAGAGCGTCAGAAGTTGTAGCATTATTTCCTAAGGCTGCTTCTGCATAATTCAAATACACCTCACCTAAACGCAGCATATACGTATTTAAACCTGAGTTCATACGAGACGTTTTTGCATTGTCTTTTGTAGAACCAACAACTCCTTTTTTAACGGTAAGGAAATCATTGGTGTGATCAACAGTATATCCTCCATTCGATTTATTGATTTCAGGATAAACATCATTATCCGCCATCCAGGTTGCTTTACGGCGCGTATCTTTAGTTTCATATTCCTGTAAAACATTATAAGAAGCTCTTGTCCAATAACCCCATCCGGTATCATCTCCTGTAATATCAGATCCCAATGCAAAATAAGCCTGCTGCGTATTGGTTACACCATAATCACCGTTTGGAACCCATTGCAGGGCAAACATAGATTCTGTATTGTTATTATTATCAATCTTAAATAAATCGTCATAATTTGCCAACAATTTGTAAGGCCCGGAATTGATTACTTTTTCAGCCGCTTTTTTAGCTAAGTCAAGATATTCTTGTTTTCTGGTAGTACTGTTCGGATTATCACTTATTCCTGAAAATGACAAGTACACACGAGATAACATTCCGTAAGCGCTGTATTTTGTCAATCTTCCTGCCTGACCTGCCGTTTCCGGAAGGTATTTTGCAGCATATTCCAAATCACGAATAGCAA contains:
- a CDS encoding OsmC family protein; amino-acid sequence: MKFTRRANANWKGTGMEGKGTISTQSTTLNEAQLSFKTRFEQGVGTNPEELIAAAHSGCFTMQLSFLLSEAGFVPEDLDTVAKVTFEDGTITLIQLELTGKVPGISAEDFQLAAQKAKEICPISKLLNTEITLAVSLIS
- a CDS encoding alpha/beta hydrolase codes for the protein MKTQNLKEQLNRYFMFAAFIFSFLFATANVNAQTKASTAQIKNVVLVHGAFADGSGWKALYEILTKKGYTVSIVQNPLSSLEDDVAATNVVLDKQDGPTILVGHSWGGAVITQAGNHPKVAALVYVAAFQPDNGESALQWLQTAPPAPENGVLPPDDKGIVYYDKAKFHAGFAGDLSKEEADFMYASQGAFYAKGFVTPITKAAWRDKPSYAVVATDDKSIAPEIQRAMYKRSNTKVTEIKGSHVVFMSQPAKVANVIIEASKKL
- a CDS encoding hydrogen peroxide-inducible genes activator, which encodes MTIQQLKYIVALDEERHFARAAEVCMVTQPGLTIQLKNLEEEIGIKIFDRNKVPLTPTILGTEIINRAKKILREADDIRDFVVNEKNLLEGEIKVGIISTLSPYLIPLFIKAMKEATPKVHFIIRESNTGQLMKDVETGTIDVAIMATPTGNANLIEHPIFKEPFVAYLNESHPMSNEAFYELQPGDQTELLLLHHEFCYNAQLLDICGLKNSDKIKEQFTYDISSIETLKNLVRAQLGFAIIPQLSTLNEGTTGLFKPFKEPIPVREISLVVSDSFSKKLILEKMNEAIWNCLPDSLKKDFAYRKIRWNDSPYFVKAVSKFM
- a CDS encoding helix-turn-helix transcriptional regulator, translated to MATPALDVFQVIGDPSRRKMLSLLCEDRLTINSLADHFDMSRPAVSKHIKILHNAGFISIEDSGRERYCSLKKDGFDELKTWISFFDEFWGAKLKKLDSLMGDGKLLD
- a CDS encoding SRPBCC domain-containing protein, with amino-acid sequence MERSIKHQYFFAHSPEKVWQYLTNSDLMALWLMKNNFQPIVGTDFQFRINPIPDLNFDGIFYCTVLEIEPYKKLSYSWKSGPGDEKITLESVVIWKLEPTEKGTQVYLEHNGFDKDENLDFFNGLNHGWLEKFEKINNLLNP
- a CDS encoding DUF5597 domain-containing protein, giving the protein MFSFLKIGFFSLVLIATQFSFSQEKIPHLQKKGDKTQLMVNEKPFLVLGGELGNSSATTIESMEPIWPKLKEMNLNTVLTPVYWELIEKEEGKFDFALVDDLILRARKEDLKLVFLWFGSWKNSMSSHAPAWIKLNQKKYPRVKEDKNKSHEILTPFSENNLKADLTAFQKLMAHIKDFDQKEQTVIMIQVENEIGMLPTARDYSPQANEAFNKEVPAELLQYMQKNKQHLVPEFLELWKKNGFKTKGNWETIFGKSLQTDEVFMAWYFSKFTNAVTKAGKDSYAIPMFINAALNAPEKKPGEYPSAGPLPHLMDVWKAAGNSIDFLSPDFYNPMFKHWNDLFIRQGDPLFIPEHKFDKTAPFKGLYAIGHYEAIGFSPFSIESVTDAKKEPLGKIYDLVRQLTPVIEANKGLGKMDGVLLDKENQSQIIQLGNYEFTFKHDYTLNWSDGAKEEIWPVTSAIIIEITPDEFYIAGSGIVVTFKPLKDKSLNAGILKVDQGTFENNGWKTLRHFNGDQTHQGRHVRIAVDDYEIQKLKLYTYE
- a CDS encoding endo-1,4-beta-xylanase, coding for MKYKYIIPIIASSLMILSSCDDNLMEWEKDPEHGVVTGAELPLELVEKISRYEPLKTYTNFVLGNGIGADLYMSDPAYRKLVNENFDEVTPGYAMKHGAMVNAKGEINFKTIDDFIAATKAAGLKVFGHTLVWHSNQNASYLNSIIAPTVIPGSSGTNILDVAGLKAGTFANWARNNPGKGISIVANAGLTSTSQAIQLASSATSAQPYSLQLTAPNTTIVAGHNYEISFYIKSDVAGKGRLSFGSTLTNQYPYKDWYNTGGSWVEAFATSSQWQQVKIKLAPGDFKAGSTNFQFNLDLGYLPNVTYLIDVNTIAVVDLDAAPTVVNMLANGKFDGNITGWSKYNGATDALSLAAAANAYEGSGAMKVVNAVTDTGNQWKTQIHSDFTAPLTAGTQYTVSYMIRSEAPGSVRCSTTGGTAQYQGDTATSTTWKLVEWKITASGTEAGLNFDLGGVAGTYYIDNVVVTTGAATGGPTAPITIDKTAAEKTTIIGNAMQDWISKMMTHYKTSVFAWDVVNEPMKEDGTLRNGTEGETATDHFSWAKYLGKDYAVTAFKLARQYGNTTDKLFINDYNLESRLDKCDGLIEYVKYIESKGGTVDGIGTQMHISLTTDRDKMVQMFQKLAATGKLIKISELDIRLGTNAPTVAQQASQAEMYQYVIDMYKKHIPAAQQYGITIWGVSDSVKEHEFWLPDESPNLWDANYVRKHAYKGTADGLAGKDVSKDFSGELVKK
- a CDS encoding glycan-binding surface protein, with the translated sequence MKQYILNKKYWAPIAFLGMMCCALLFTSCDNSDSASKTIVVSKVFLEDVNSAVPDREVSFVRLGQTIRIEGSGFTGLKKVYINGYSTYFNVVFVSDNSIILSVSADTPTIEADPADRNTIRFVNDNTETVFPFQIRASRPAINGISNTMPNPGEKITVVGSGLTEISKVVFPGNVAVTSGITSDPDGEFFTVTMPNGVSDIGGSLFVEGSNGGAYSPAYFNFKKGLLLNFDGSGSHGYWGTSTSMIQPADLESAAIGAGTVSQGKYVAHRPARIASFDAAKNRLTEVWTAGNGVDNWRAQLTPYIPANTPLDKVAFQFDIYVPNAWKDSGFLKICTINNFNGGEWTGAVYNFVPWIVDGKSVAFQTTGWTTVTIPLNKFYAWSKEAFTFETVLAYREAATYQNFGIYFENSDIKLKDVTGTASEVEFPSKATAVKVYTDNWRIVSLNTPTYNDFPN
- a CDS encoding RagB/SusD family nutrient uptake outer membrane protein codes for the protein MKTKNIFYSVLMIALPFVWTSCSDLLEVEPNDQITKENFYKTEADFQAATGPLYNKVWFDFNDKFYYGLGDGRANNLYAPFSDYIYPFTDLSETGLTGPLVSAWGSLYNVVQQSNNVIIGISESEVNAAVKNKYIAEARFMRGTAYWYLASLWGDVIITTDPRELVKNPIVNKNPLKDVYEFAIRDLEYAAKYLPETAGQAGRLTKYSAYGMLSRVYLSFSGISDNPNSTTRKQEYLDLAKKAAEKVINSGPYKLLANYDDLFKIDNNNNTESMFALQWVPNGDYGVTNTQQAYFALGSDITGDDTGWGYWTRASYNVLQEYETKDTRRKATWMADNDVYPEINKSNGGYTVDHTNDFLTVKKGVVGSTKDNAKTSRMNSGLNTYMLRLGEVYLNYAEAALGNNATTSDALAIAGINALRTRAGLDPKAVLTYPDIIHERRVELCMEGQYWYDLVRRSYYKQQEVINYITGQNRGTIVPILYDNATNKVTIDATKSNSTRSIGVIDATIFVMPYPESELVQNPLLRENPVPYVFTEEKIKDLF